The following are encoded together in the Tribolium castaneum strain GA2 chromosome 3, icTriCast1.1, whole genome shotgun sequence genome:
- the Cht13 gene encoding chitinase 13 isoform X1: MFPKFVILALFALTTTQIHAATDKVICYYASWGAQRPGNGQFVPEDINPDLCTHINYAFVGLDKDCNIQVLDEENDINQGGLKRVSALKEKNPNLKVMLSVGGATASPDSFVAAANDPEKMKNMTSSAIEFFETYNYDGLDVDWEYPQDKATFNRLLQGLKDAFAPKGYLLTVAVNSIPGEVGGYDIPAMSNVLDIINVMTYDFHAMWAGFTAENSPLYGGVNESDWQQQNRNADAAIRYWLDGGADPQKVTIGIAFYGHHFILSDPSKHGLNDATAAPGEPGPYTVNLGSLGYNEICEFHRNGTVVFLDDMKVPYMYEDTFWIGYDNEQSVTIKTEYAKEKNLAGVFIWSIETDDMHEFCGEKNGLLKAVNKAIKRPQRQFFPNLTTMKSAAILALLALSLGLASSANVVCYFTSWTIYREGDGQFAAKDVDPTLCTHILYAFVGLNEDGTINILDDWEITGLEEIKHLVSLKQQNPDLKLLLSMGGWNEGSTTYSEVAKNPGKRATLVTSVLSFLKENNFDGFDLDWEYPGQRDGDEANDPDNFITLLGELKSALNAQGYLLSAAVSGGTGSIDISYPNAKAVSDNLDMINVMTYDYHGDWEQWVGQNAPLYASHLDQDPDLNVAAGIQYWIDLGADPKKINIGIGTYGRSFTLADPSNTELYAPVTGTGQPGPYTDEAGMLGYNEICALYSDWTETWDDEQKVPRRVKGDQWVGFDNVKSIQLKMQFAKEKGLGGAMVWSLDTDDFLGKCGEKYPLLKAINDNL; the protein is encoded by the exons ATGTttccaaaatttgtaattctcGCCCTTTTCGCGTTAACAACAACTCAAATTCATGCTGCGACTG acaAGGTTATTTGTTATTACGCCAGTTGGGGGGCCCAGAGGCCCGGCAACGGCCAATTCGTCCCTGAAGACATCAACCCTGACCTGTGCACTCACATAAACTACGCCTTCGTTGGTCTAGACAAAGACTGCAATATCCAGGTTTTGGACGAAGAAAACGACATCAACCAAGGCGGTCTCAAACGAGTCAGTGCCCTAAAAGAGAAAAACCCCAACTTGAAGGTAATGCTTAGCGTGGGTGGGGCCACAGCCAGCCCTGACTCGTTCGTAGCAGCTGCTAACGATccagaaaaaatgaaaaatatgacAAGTAGCGCtattgaatttttcgaaaCTTATAACTATGACGGTTTGGATGTCGACTGGGAGTATCCGCAGGATAAAGCGACGTTTAATCGGCTTTTGCAAGGGTTGAAGGACGCTTTCGCACCCAAGGGGTATTTGTTGACGGTTGCGGTCAACTCCATCCCGGGGGAAGTTGGGGGCTATGACATCCCGGCAATGTCCAA TGTCTTGGACATTATAAACGTCATGACTTATGACTTCCACGCAATGTGGGCCGGTTTCACTGCCGAAAACTCGCCCCTTTATGGAGGGGTCAACGAAAGTGATTGGCAGCAACAAAATCGCAATGCCGATGCTGCAATTAGGTACTGGTTGGATGGTGGTGCAGACCCACAAAAAGTCACAATCGGAATTGCTTTCTACGGCCATCATTTTATCCTTTCTGACCCCAGCAAACATGGGCTTAATGACGCCACGGCGGCTCCTGGCGAACCCGGGCCATACACAGTCAACTTGGGCAGTTTGGGCTACAATgaa aTTTGTGAATTTCATAGAAATGGCACTGTGGTGTTTTTGGACGATATGAAAGTGCCCTACATGTACGAGGATACGTTTTGGATTGGTTACGATAATGAACAAtccgttacaattaaa ACCGAATATGCGAAAGAGAAGAATCTAGCCGGTGTGTTTATTTGGTCCATTGAAACCGACGATATGCACGAGTTCTGTGGCGAGAAGAATGGACTGTTGAAGGCTGTTAATAAAgcaatcaaa CGACCACAACGTCAATTTTTCCCAAATCTCACTACAATGAAATCGGCCGCAATCCTCGCCCTTTTGGCCCTTTCCCTGGGCCTCGCCTCCTCAGCAAACGTCGTCTGCTACTTCACAAGCTGGACGATCTACCGTGAAGGCGACGGCCAATTCGCAGCCAAAGACGTGGACCCCACTCTTTGTACGCACATTTTGTACGCGTTTGTTGGACTTAACGAAGATGGTACTATCAATATTTTGGACGACTGGGAAATCACTGGTCTTg AGGAAATCAAGCATTTGGTGAGTCTTAAGCAACAAAACCCCGACTTGAAGTTGTTGCTCAGTATGGGAGGGTGGAACGAAGGATCGACCACGTATTCCGAAGTTGCGAAAAATCCTGGTAAAAGGGCGACTTTAGTGACCAGCGTTTTGAGCTTCTTGAAGGAGAATAATTTCGATGGGTTTGACTTGGACTGGGAGTACCCGGGACAAAGGGATGGGGATGAGGCAAATGATCCC GACAATTTTATCACACTTTTGGGTGAACTCAAATCGGCGCTAAATGCCCAGGGTTATTTGCTGTCGGCTGCAGTCTCTGGTGGAACTGGTTCGATTGATATTTCCTACCCTAATGCCAAAGCTGTTTCTGA TAATCTTGATATGATCAATGTGATGACGTATGACTACCATGGCGATTGGGAGCAATGGGTGGGACAGAATGCACCTCTCTATGCCTCACATTTGGACCAAGATCCTGATCTCAATGTT GCTGCAGGAATCCAATACTGGATTGACTTGGGCGCCGAccccaaaaaaatcaacattgGTATTGGAACCTATGGACGCAGCTTCACCTTAGCTGACCCCTCAAACACCGAACTGTACGCCCCTGTAACTGGAACCGGCCAACCCGGCCCTTACACCGACGAGGCTGGAATGCTGGGCTACAACGAGATTTGTGCCCTTTACAGCGACTGGACCGAGACTTGGGACGACGAACAAAAGGTCCCAAGAAGGGTCAAAGGCGACCAATGGGTCGGTTTCGACAACGTTAAGTCAATCCAGTTGAAAATGCAATTTGCGAAGGAAAAAGGGCTAGGTGGAGCCATGGTCTGGTCGCTCGATACTGACGACTTCTTGGGCAAATGTGGGGAGAAATATCCGCTCCTTAAGGCCATCAAtgataatttgtaa
- the Cht13 gene encoding chitinase 13 precursor (The RefSeq protein has 1 substitution compared to this genomic sequence): MFPKFAILALFALTTTQIHAATDKVICYYASWGAQRPGNGQFVPEDINPDLCTHINYAFVGLDKDCNIQVLDEENDINQGGLKRVSALKEKNPNLKVMLSVGGATASPDSFVAAANDPEKMKNMTSSAIEFFETYNYDGLDVDWEYPQDKATFNRLLQGLKDAFAPKGYLLTVAVNSIPGEVGGYDIPAMSNVLDIINVMTYDFHAMWAGFTAENSPLYGGVNESDWQQQNRNADAAIRYWLDGGADPQKVTIGIAFYGHHFILSDPSKHGLNDATAAPGEPGPYTVNLGSLGYNEICEFHRNGTVVFLDDMKVPYMYEDTFWIGYDNEQSVTIKTEYAKEKNLAGVFIWSIETDDMHEFCGEKNGLLKAVNKAIKN; encoded by the exons ATGTttccaaaatttgtaattctcGCCCTTTTCGCGTTAACAACAACTCAAATTCATGCTGCGACTG acaAGGTTATTTGTTATTACGCCAGTTGGGGGGCCCAGAGGCCCGGCAACGGCCAATTCGTCCCTGAAGACATCAACCCTGACCTGTGCACTCACATAAACTACGCCTTCGTTGGTCTAGACAAAGACTGCAATATCCAGGTTTTGGACGAAGAAAACGACATCAACCAAGGCGGTCTCAAACGAGTCAGTGCCCTAAAAGAGAAAAACCCCAACTTGAAGGTAATGCTTAGCGTGGGTGGGGCCACAGCCAGCCCTGACTCGTTCGTAGCAGCTGCTAACGATccagaaaaaatgaaaaatatgacAAGTAGCGCtattgaatttttcgaaaCTTATAACTATGACGGTTTGGATGTCGACTGGGAGTATCCGCAGGATAAAGCGACGTTTAATCGGCTTTTGCAAGGGTTGAAGGACGCTTTCGCACCCAAGGGGTATTTGTTGACGGTTGCGGTCAACTCCATCCCGGGGGAAGTTGGGGGCTATGACATCCCGGCAATGTCCAA TGTCTTGGACATTATAAACGTCATGACTTATGACTTCCACGCAATGTGGGCCGGTTTCACTGCCGAAAACTCGCCCCTTTATGGAGGGGTCAACGAAAGTGATTGGCAGCAACAAAATCGCAATGCCGATGCTGCAATTAGGTACTGGTTGGATGGTGGTGCAGACCCACAAAAAGTCACAATCGGAATTGCTTTCTACGGCCATCATTTTATCCTTTCTGACCCCAGCAAACATGGGCTTAATGACGCCACGGCGGCTCCTGGCGAACCCGGGCCATACACAGTCAACTTGGGCAGTTTGGGCTACAATgaa aTTTGTGAATTTCATAGAAATGGCACTGTGGTGTTTTTGGACGATATGAAAGTGCCCTACATGTACGAGGATACGTTTTGGATTGGTTACGATAATGAACAAtccgttacaattaaa ACCGAATATGCGAAAGAGAAGAATCTAGCCGGTGTGTTTATTTGGTCCATTGAAACCGACGATATGCACGAGTTCTGTGGCGAGAAGAATGGACTGTTGAAGGCTGTTAATAAAgcaatcaaaaattaa
- the LOC661771 gene encoding acidic mammalian chitinase, whose product MQVLQLLPIFVLFAQAFAATDKVICYYASWGATRPGNGKFVAEDIDPNLCTHVNYAFLGLNRDGSLQILDEENDINQEGLKRVSDLKKINPDLKVLLSIGGAAADTGTFTAVANSADLSQAMANSAIEFFEKYNYDGLDVDWEYPRGGDIGTYIDLLTILKKAFEPKGYLLTVAVNSIPGEVGGYDIPAMSNILDVINVMTYDFHAMWGNTAENSPLYGGDNESQWNKDNRNSDAAIRYWLDGGADPQKIALGIAFYGHTYKINPNDHGLDAPTQGPGDPGPYTNNTFSLGYNEVCEFHRNGTVVFLDDMKVPYLYDGDFWIGYDNEQSVTIKTEYAKEKNLAGVFIWSIETDDMHGLCGEKNGLLKAINKAIKS is encoded by the exons ATGCAAGTGCTACAgcttttgccaatttttgtgCTTTTCGCACAAGCTTTCGCAGCGACAG ACAAAGTGATCTGTTATTATGCTAGTTGGGGGGCCACCAGGCCCGGAAACGGCAAATTTGTCGCCGAAGACATCGACCCCAACTTGTGCACGCACGTCAATTACGCCTTCTTGGGCCTTAACCGAGACGGaagtttgcaaattttggaCGAGGAGAACGACATCAATCAAG AGGGATTGAAACGCGTaagcgatttgaaaaaaatcaacccTGATTTGAAGGTACTTTTGAGTATTGGTGGGGCTGCTGCAGACACTGGCACTTTCACAGCAGTTGCAAATAGTGCCGATTTGAGCCAAGCAATGGCCAATAGTGCGattgaatttttcgaaaaatacaacTATGATGGTTTGGATGTCGATTGGGAGTACCCCCGAGGTGGAGACATTGGAACCTACATTGATCTTTTGACAATTCTAAAAAAAGCCTTTGAACCTAAAGGATATCTTCTGACTGTTGCTGTTAACTCAATTCCGGGGGAAGTTGGCGGCTACGACATTCCAGCAATGTCAAA CATTTTGGACGTGATCAACGTCATGACCTACGATTTCCACGCAATGTGGGGCAACACTGCCGAAAATTCGCCCTTGTATGGGGGCGATAACGAGAGTCAGTGGAACAAAGACAACCGCAATTCAGATGCTGCAATACGTTACTGGTTAGACGGAGGTGCAGACCCTCAAAAAATCGCCCTAGGGATTGCTTTCTACGGCCACACTTACAAAATAAATCCGAATGACCATGGTCTAGACGCTCCCACTCAAGGACCTGGAGATCCAGGTCCATACACTAACAATACCTTCAGTTTAGGGTACAATGAG GTTTGTGAGTTTCATCGAAATGGCACTGTGGTGTTTTTGGATGACATGAAAGTGCCCTATTTGTATGATGGCGATTTTTGGATCGGTTATGATAATGAACAGTCGGTCACAATTAAA actgAATATgcgaaagaaaaaaatctagcTGGAGTTTTTATTTGGTCCATTGAAACTGACGACATGCATGGCTTGTGTGGCGAAAAGAACGGGCTTTTGAAAGCAATTAATAAAGCAATCAAAAGTTGa
- the Chi-3 gene encoding chitinase 3 precursor (The RefSeq protein has 1 substitution compared to this genomic sequence) has protein sequence MSKLLAILAFASAFMVLSASAGNVVCYFASWTIYRPDNGKFTALDTDPNLCTHILYAFVGLREDGSVSVLDDWEMTGLEELAHLMSLKEKNPNVKILLSMGGWNEGSQKYSQVAANPGLRQAMVTSVLSFIDQYGFDGFDLDWEYPCQRGGVDEDKVNFVTLLGELKSALNAKGLILSAAVSGGIASCKLSYDIAKVAENLDMINVMAYDFHGAFEPFVGHYAPLYASHLDQTDEQKTLNVAAGIQYWLDEGAPPSKINLGLGSYGRGFALADPTNTSLYAATYGGSEAGPYTRAMGVIGYNEVCELYSDWDYFWDDEQQVPHIVKGNQWLGFDDPKSIQLKVEFANSKNLGGVMVWSLDTDDFRGICGNGPYPILNAIKNTLH, from the exons ATGTCGAAACTTCTAGCAATCCTCGCCTTCGCTAGCGCCTTCATGGTGCTCTCAGCCTCGGCTG GCAACGTGGTCTGTTACTTCGCCAGCTGGACCATCTACAGGCCCGACAATGGCAAATTTACCGCCCTTGACACCGACCCCAACCTTTGCACCCACATCCTGTACGCTTTCGTCGGTCTCCGAGAAGATGGGTCCGTATCAGTTTTGGACGACTGGGAAATGACAGGACTTGAAGAGCTTGCCCATCTGATGAGTCTCAAAGAGAAAAACCCCAACGTTAAAATTCTCCTGAGCATGGGTGGATGGAACGAAGGGTCCCAGAAATATTCGCAAGTGGCAGCTAATCCAGGATTGAGGCAAGCAATGGTCACGTCAGTGTTGAGTTTCATTGACCAGTATGGGTTCGATGGGTTTGACCTTGACTGGGAGTACCCATGTCAAAGAGGAGGTGTTGATGAGGACAAGGTCAACTTTGTCACCCTTTTGGGCGAATTGAAGTCGGCTTTGAATGCTAAAGGAATGATCCTTTCGGCGGCTGTGTCCGGAGGAATCGCTTCCTGCAAGCTTTCGTACGACATTGCCAAAGTTGCAGA GAACTTGGACATGATCAACGTCATGGCCTACGACTTCCATGGGGCTTTTGAGCCTTTTGTTGGCCATTACGCTCCGCTTTACGCCTCCCATTTGGACCAAACCGACGAGCAAAAAACCCTCAATGTT GCCGCTGGTATCCAGTACTGGCTCGATGAAGGAGCACCACCCAGCAAAATCAACCTGGGTTTGGGATCGTATGGTCGTGGGTTCGCTTTGGCCGACCCTACCAACACCTCTCTCTACGCTGCGACCTATGGGGGTAGCGAAGCTGGGCCGTACACCCGTGCCATGGGTGTGATCGGGTACAACGAAGTGTGCGAGCTTTACAGCGACTGGGATTATTTCTGGGATGACGAACAACAAGTACCACATATTGTGAAAGGGAACCAATGGTTGGGTTTCGATGACCCCAAGTCGATTCAGTTGAAAGTCGAGTTTGCCAATTCGAAAAATCTGGGTGGTGTTATGGTCTGGTCGTTGGATACTGATGACTTCAGGGGGATTTGCGGAAATGGGCCTTATCCCATCTTGAATGCGATTAAGAATACTTTGCACTGA